One region of Helicoverpa zea isolate HzStark_Cry1AcR chromosome 24, ilHelZeax1.1, whole genome shotgun sequence genomic DNA includes:
- the LOC124642175 gene encoding uncharacterized protein LOC124642175 produces MTRGTRGSAMLDSDTSVVELLNEIRELRQEIKDLKQNSNDICLLRQDVQDIKAELANLSPNFSQHVAKFNSILEAKDQEIKSLKLTISQFQTTLSVLEQSSLRNEIEVCGVPEQNAENLTHILMTMSQKLNVELQETDIDVISRAGPRPKIGNDSTKSRPIVVKLIRKAKRDELLRAAKSRKNLTSENIVNTSPSNIYLNERVTKEKRLLFREARARTRTYGFRFCWMRDGNIYIRKNESGPSGQFPAIRIQSMEDLDKLVGSSTSTANTDNSD; encoded by the coding sequence atgacGAGAGGAACGCGGGGGTCAGCTATGCTAGATTCTGATACATCTGTTGTTGAGTTGTTGAATGAAATTAGGGAACTGAGACAAGAAATAAAGGATTTGAAGCAAAACAGTAATGACATATGTTTACTGAGGCAAGATGTGCAGGACATTAAAGCTGAGCTTGCTAATCTCTCCCCGAACTTCTCACAACATGTTGCTAAGTTCAATAGCATACTTGAAGCCAAGGACCAGGAAATAAAAAGTCTGAAGCTAACAATATCCCAGTTTCAAACTACCCTAAGCGTCTTGGAACAATCCTCGTTGAGAAATGAAATTGAAGTATGTGGTGTTCCCGAGCAAAATGCTGAAAACCTGACACACATCCTGATGACGATGTCTCAGAAACTGAATGTGGAATTACAAGAGACCGATATCGACGTTATTTCGAGGGCTGGTCCAAGACCTAAAATTGGAAATGACTCGACCAAGTCCCGTCCTATTGTGGTAAAATTAATTAGGAAGGCAAAGCGAGACGAGTTGCTGAGAGCTGCAAAATCCAGGAAAAACCTAACTTCGGAAAACATCGTGAACACTAGTCCTTCGAACATCTATCTGAATGAAAGAGTTACCAAAGAAAAAAGGCTATTATTTCGAGAAGCCAGAGCAAGAACTCGGACGTATGGATTTCGTTTTTGTTGGATGCGTGATGGAAATATATATATCAGGAAAAATGAGAGTGGACCAAGTGGTCAATTTCCTGCGATACGTATTCAATCTATGGAGGATCTGGATAAACTCGTTGGTTCCAGTACGTCTACGGCTAATACAGATAACTCTGATTAA